The following is a genomic window from Desulforhopalus sp..
TTAAAGCAGCCGTAACGGCTCATAAAAAGGAGGTTTCGGGATCAGCTCCGCCTAATCCTTCTCCTACTCCTAAGGTCGCCCAGAAGCATTCACAAATCAAAGGGGCATCACCTGCGGTTGGCACTCAAAGGAATACTGCGGCGGTAAAAACGGAGGCAACGGTTCAGCCGCCGGCAACTCCGCCATTGCCGGAGCCTTCAGAAGAACAGAGGTATGTCGCCCTTCTGCAGTCTCCGGATGACGAGACACGAAGAAGCGCCTTAAAAGAAATCCATACAAGCCAGATGATCTATAACAGGACGGTTCTTGATACCGCGGAAAAAATATTGCTTGAACAGCATATGGAAGATAAAGGGGCGGTTTTTTCCGATTCGATGTCGTGGATTTGCAGGGTACTCGGGGACAGCGGAGAAAGAAAGTATCTGGGTACCCTTCGAAAGGTTGCCGTCAATGGATCGACGTGGAGGCTTCGAATGCATGCAATCAACAGCCGCGATAAACTGACCAGTGGATCTCCGCCCAATAATGACAACAGTCTGGGAAGTGTAGAGGAAAGACTGCAAAGACTTTCAAAACTCCAGCAAAATGGACTGATTACACAAGAAGAGTATAACTCCAAAAGAAACGAATTGATCAAGCAGCTTTGAAAATACCGAATTATTTTACAGCAAGTGGCGCATTATCCGATTGCGCGTCTTTCTAAAGGTGAGATGCTGCCGTGAGTGTTTTTACTCCAACACTGCTTCTCACCCCTTATCTTCGCTTTCCTTGCTCCTTTTCAGCTGTTTTTCCAGCATGATCTTCAGGATGGTCTTATCCGCTTGGCCCATGCCATGATGGCTGAGATCGCCCATGTTCTGAATGGTCTTGCGGGTGGAATCACCAATGATTCCATCGGTATCCTTGACGTTCACTCCGTGCAGGGAGAAGAGTGCCGCCTGCACCGCCGCCCCGGCCGCGGTGTTCAGTTTGATGGCGCAGCCGGCCTTGGCGCCGTCGCAGATAACCCCGGCCAGATCTTCCAGGATGTTGCCGATAGCCCCCTCCACCTGACGGACGTCGCCACCGACCAGATAGGTGATTCCTGCCGTCGCTCCGGCGCCTGCCGCCACCGAACAGCCGCAGACGGCCGATAGCCTGCCGGTATGGGCCTTGACATAGGCGGTGATGATATGGCTGAGGCCGATGGCCCGCAAAAGGGTATCGCGGTCGTGATCAATGAAGTCCTTGATGGCCCAGATCGGCAGGATGGCGGTGAGGCCGTGATTGCCGCTGCCGGCTGAACTCATTGCCGGCAGTTTTGCCCCGCCCATGCGGGCGTCGGCGGC
Proteins encoded in this region:
- a CDS encoding SHOCT domain-containing protein; translated protein: MKIFISCFLSFLFLIHQFSSVFAADQSADQPSVSKGEANLSLQPPERNLIKTGGAINKQLGGALSEYGQQRGGLIGMGARVSGSIYTATGTAIEDVADNKKSVVQAHNDTFKAAVTAHKKEVSGSAPPNPSPTPKVAQKHSQIKGASPAVGTQRNTAAVKTEATVQPPATPPLPEPSEEQRYVALLQSPDDETRRSALKEIHTSQMIYNRTVLDTAEKILLEQHMEDKGAVFSDSMSWICRVLGDSGERKYLGTLRKVAVNGSTWRLRMHAINSRDKLTSGSPPNNDNSLGSVEERLQRLSKLQQNGLITQEEYNSKRNELIKQL